The following DNA comes from Sandaracinaceae bacterium.
TGGGGCTGGCCAACCGCGCCGCCACACGCGACTTCCGCGTCGGGTCGTTGCCCAGCACCTTCGTCATCAACCACGCCGGGCAGATCTCCCATGCGTTCGTGGGGGCCGTATCCGACGCCGAGCTGGAGCAGGCCATCGCGGCGGCGCTGCGCTGAGGCACGGCTGACCGGACCACGCACCGACGCCCACCGCGACGAGGTCTACTCCGCTGAAGCGGCTTCTTCGCTGGGCTCGGCGGCTGGCTCTTCGTCGCGGGCCGGAGCTGCCTCGTCACTCGCCTCACGCGCGCTGTCGTCTTCGTCGCGCTCCTCCGCGGGCGTCTCCTCGGGCTCGTCGCCGTAGAGCAGGATCTGGGGGTTGATGAACACCGCGTCGTCGCGCTCGGCCTGGGCGCGCAGAGCCGCGATGTGCTGCGCCAGCACCTCACGCTGCTTGGCGGCGCGCAGCCCCTGGCGAATGCGACCCTGTTCCTCCGTCGTGAAGTCGTCGCGATTCGCGGTCTGGCGGTCGGTCACCTGGAAGATGACGTACTCGCTGCCCAGGCGCAGTGGCTCGGTGGGCATGGTCTCGTCCCCCTCCATCTCGAACACCGCGCGCACCAGCGCGGCTCCGTCCAGGCCGCGGATGGGGTTGCCGGCGCGCCCGAAGCCGTTGGCGCGCTCTACCGTGGGGGCCAGGCCGCCCAGGTCGGGGGTCTCTTCCTCGACGGGGTTGCCTTCGGCGTCCACCGGCGGCTCGAGCGGCAAGCCCTGCAGCGTGCGGGCGAGCTGGTCGGGGGTCACGCCACCACGCAGGTCCGCGAGGGCGCGCGCGGCGGCCTCGGCGGCCAGCTCACCGGCGCGCTGCTCGCGGTACAGACCCTCGGCGATCTCGCGCTTGGCCTCGGCCTCGGGCACGTCGCCCTCGCGCTTGCCGGTGACCTGGATGATGTGCACCCCGAAGCGCGTCTCCACCAGGTCCGAGATCTGGTTCACGTCCAGCGCGAACTGCGCGGCATCGAACTGCGGCACCATGCGGCCGCGCTCGTTGTAGCCCAGGTCGCCGCCGAGGGTGGCGGTGCCCGTGTCTTCGCTGTTGGCGCGGGCCAGGGCGGCGAAGTCCTCACCGGCACGGGCGCGACGCAGGAGCGCGGTGGCACGAGCGCGAGCGGCCGCCTTGACCTCGTCGCTGTCCGTCTCCTCGTACTTGATCAGGATGTGCCGGGCGCGGACCTGCTCGGCCAGCCCCGTGAAGCGCGCGCGCTGACCGGCGTAGTCGCGGTCGATCTCCTCGCTGTGCTCCGCCATCCAGGCCGTCAGCGCGGCGTCGTCGATCTGCAGCTGGTCGCGGTAGTAGCGCGGCGAGAACCGCACGTAGGCGATGCTGGCCTGCTCGCGCTCACGCTCGTAGGCGGCCCACACCTCGCTGGGGCCGACCGAGACCGACTCGACCACGGTCAGGCGCATGCGCTGCGCGAGCGCCTCCTCCACCTGCCACAGGGCGAACTCACCCGGGGTCAGACCCAGCCAGCGCAGGCGCTGATCGATGGCGCGTTGGTCGTACGTGCCGTCCTCGTCGCGCAGGTCCATTCGCAGCTCGCGTCCGCCGCCCACGCCGCCGGAGCCGTAGGGGAAGCCGGGGGGGCTGTCGGGACCGAGGGAGATGCGCACCGTGCCCGCCATCACGAACTCGCGCATGATGTCGTCTTCGTCGGCGGCGTAACCCAGCTCGCGGGCCTCGCGGGCCAGCAGGGCCCGGTCGACGATGCCTTGCGCCACGTGCGTGCGCAGCTCCATGGAGCGCTGCTGCTCGACACCCATGCGGTCGAAGCCCGCGAGGCGGTAGACCGCCATCACGTCGCGTTGGCTCTGCGCCTCGCCGTAGACGCGCATCGCGGGCGCCTGACCCCCTTGAACGCAGCCGTCCATCTGCGGGCCGAACGAGGCGGCCATGCCGAGCACGAGCACGCCGATCAGCGTGAAGAGGACAATGGTCTGAAACTGCTGGGAAAACGTGTTCTGCATGAACTCTCTGGGGGTCCAGACGGCAAGAGGCGCGCAACGATAGGGTACCCGTGCACGCGAAGCAACCAGCGCGCGGGGTTTCAGGCCTTGCGCCGGCTCGGCGGTTCAGGGGACGCTGCGCGACCATGCCAGGCTACGTGCACCCCGACTTCACCGCTGTGAGAGAGACTCTGGAGCGTGTGGGCCTGCCCCCCCACGGCCCTGGGGGCCTCGCGGTGGCCGTCTACCACCGCGGCGAGTGCGTGGTGAACTACGCTGCGGGCACCCGCAATCGGCAGCTCCAGCCGTTCACCGAGGACACCCTCTGTGTGGCGATGAGCACCTCCAAAGCGGTCGTGGCGACCCTGGTGCACGTGCTGGTGGACGAGGGGCGGCTGGCCTACGACACGCCCATCGCGCGCTACTGGCCCGAGTTCGCGGGCGGTGGCAAGGGGGGCATCACGCTCCGGCACGTGCTGTCGCACGCGTCTGGGCTGTACGCCGTGGACGACGTGACGCGCAGCGCCCGCGACCTCGAGGACTGGCAGGGGATGGTCCGCGCCATCGAGCACACCCGCGCCCGGCACGCACCGGGCACGTCGTTCGGGTACCACGCGTGGACCATGGGCTACGTCCTGGGCGAGGTGGTCCAGCGGGTCACGGGCCTGACGCTGGCCGAGGCCCTCGAAGAGAAGCTGACGCGCCCCCTGGCTCTCGACGGCTGCTACATCGGGCTGCCTCCGCACGAGCGGGGGCGCGCGGCGGACCTCATCATGCCCGACCTCGTGAAGGCGCCCGTGCCGCGCGGGCTGTGGTCGGCCGGGTTCAAGGTGGGGGACGTGGCCTTCGGGGCGCTCGGGCTGCGCACCCGCCCCACCGAGGCGCTCGCCGCGGGCTGGCCGCGGGGTCTCGCGCACGTGGACTTCAACTCGGACGAGTTCCGCCAGGCGGCCATCCCCTCCGTGAACGGCATGTACACGGCGCACAGCCTGGCGCGCCTGTTCGCGCCCTTGGCCCAGCGCGGCGTGCTCGAGGGGGAGCGCTTCTTGAGCGAGGCCACGCTCGCCGAGGCCACGCGCGACCACGGGCGCGGGGTGGGGCTGGTGGTCCCGTTCCCCCTGCGCTTCAAGCTGGGCTACATGCGCCCCGTGAGCCTGGGGCTTCCGGTGACGGTGCTCGGCAAGCGCCGCGACCTGGGGGTGGCCAGCCCGGCCGCGTTCGGACACTTCGGCTTCGGTGGGTCCGGCGCCTGGGCCGACCCCGAGCGAGAGCTGTCCGTGGGGGTGGTCGCGAACTCGTTCTTCGGGACGCTCCCCATCGACCTGCGCACGGTGGCCCTGGCCACCGCCGCCGCGTACGCAGCGGACGCGCGCGCCACGGGACGGGGAAGGTGAGGGCGGAACGCAGCTAGCCGTCCGAGCTTGTTGACAGCAGGGAAGAACCTGGGGTTCCGTGGCGTAATATTCCGCTGCAGCATGAAAGGAGCGACCTGCGTGCCCCCCCACCACCCTCGACCGTCCTCTCGCCTTTCCCACATCGCCGCGCGACGGCTGGCGGGCTTGTTCGCGCTGTCCACGTTCTTGGGCCTGGCGGGGGCGGACCAGGTGTCCGCCCAGAGCGGGATCGTCGTGCAGCACTCGGGGCAGGGGGCCGCGCAGCAGCCAGCGCGCGATACGCGCTCGGACGGGGCGGGCCGGCAGCGCGCCCCGCTCAAGGTCTCGCTGGGGGGCGAGCTCGGCTGGCGCTACATCGCGCTGGGCCAGACGCACATCCCCCGCGACGATGACGCGTTCAGCATGGGCTTCCACGGCGCGCTGCGGCTGGACATCGGCGGGCCGCGGGGGGGGCTCTACACCTATGCCCGCTTCGATGGGTACGCGCCCACCGGCTTGCGCACCTTCCCGTGGTCGGCCCAGGCACGCGTGGGCTACTTCCGCAACGTGAACTACTGGGACGCGGGCGGTCCGCGCTCCAGCACCAGCACTCACTACACCGGCAGCAGCTGCGGCTATGCCTACTGCTACGACCACTACGAACGGCGCACGACGTCCTGGTGGGAGCCCGCTGGCTGGGTCAACGGCCTGCGTTACTTCTACGCGGCTGGGCACATCATGGACGGAACGCGTGTGCGGCCCGGCGACACCGTCACCCAGCGTGCCGGTGCGCTCGGCCTCGGCTTCGGCATGGTGGAGACCAAGTTCTCCACCTGGTTCGCGGAGACGGAGTTCCTGTACTTCCCGGAGCGGCAGTGGGAGAACCCGGAGCGCTCGAACTTCGGCTGGTACCTGCGGGCAGGCGCGCTTTGGGGCCCTGTGTTCGTGGACGTGACGGTGCTGCTCGACCCGGCGGTGGGCGGCGAGCTGTCGGTCGGCGCGGGGATTTGGCTGGGCAGCTGAGGGGGATCAGCGGGGGCTTCGCGCCCGTTCACGCGACCGAGGTGTGGGGGTGGCCGGTCGTGCCGCGCGCTCCAGCTGGGGCAGGTGCTCCTCCAGCGCGCGGAACACGGCGTCCACGCGGGGCACCTGCCGCAGGCCGCGCGGGCACACCAGGAACAGCTCGAGCGTGGGTCCGGCCGGGAGCCCCAGATCCAATTCCACCAGCTCGGGGTCCAGCTGCAGCACCGAGCGCGCGAGGAGCGCGACGCCCAGCCCGGCGCGCACCGCCTCGACCTGCGCGAGGTAGCCGTTGGTGCGCATGCTGGGCTCGACCTGCGCGTGTCGCCGCGCGAACGCCTCCTCGGGGGTGTCGATGCCCGGCAGGGCGAGCGCGATGAAGTCGTGCTCGGCGGGCACCTTGCTCGCGAGCTTGGGGTAGCTCTGGTGCGCGACGAACGTGGTGGGGAGGCGCGCCACGCGCTTGACGATGAGGTCTCCGCCGCGTGGTCGGAAGAAGCGCAGCGCCAGGTCGGCCTCGCGACGGCTCAGGTCCGCGGCCAGGTCGCTGGTGAGCAGGTCCACCGTGAGCCGCGGGTGCTGGGCGCGCAGCGGGCGCAAGAGGCGGGGGATGACGTAGTGGGCCGCCAGGGCCTCCGTGAGAGCCAGCCGCACCCGGCCGCGTACCTCGGGCTCGTGCTGGCGCGCCGCGTCCAGCACGGCGCGCAGCTCCGCTTCTACGCGCTCCAGGTGGGGCAGCAGCGCCTCCGTTGCCTCCGTGGCGCGCAGGCCCGTGTGCGAGCGCTCGAACAGCGCGGTCCCCAGCACGCCTTCCAACGCCGCGATGCGCCGACTGACGGTGGACTGCTCGACGGTCAACGCCTGCGCGGCGGCTGAGAAGCTTCCCGCGCGCACCACCGCGAGGAGGAAGCGCAGGTCGTCCCAGCGCAGCGTGTCGACGAGGTCTTGCATGCGTGGAAGGTAGCAGCCTGTCGAAGAACCCTCCCTTCGTCTCGTCGCTGGCGCCGCGCACGGGGGTGATCCCTACGGACGCGGCGCCACCACTTTCAACGGGTCGTTCTCAGGGTCTGCGTTCCCGTGCTCAGCCGCAGCGCGGGGGCTGCTCCTCGCAGCGGCGGGTGTTCGTCATGGTGCCGTCGTCGCGGCAGCGGTCGCTCTGGCACTCGTCCGAGCCGTCGCATACGGCGCCCACCGGCTTTCTGGACTCGCACAGCTCGGTGACGTCGTCGCAGTACTCGTCCACCTCGCAGTGGTACATCTCCTCGCAGGTCCCCGCTGGCAGCGCGGCGCACTGCCCGCTCACGCACACCAGTCGCGCTGGATAGTCGCAGAAGACCGTCTCGTCGTCGCACGCGTCGCCGACGAGGGTTCGCACGGTGATGTGCCTGCAGAACCGGTTCGCGCTGCTGTCCTCGACGCACAGGCTCCCGGGGGCGCAGGCCTGGCCCGGCCCGCAGGGCTCGTCGTCTGCCAGCGGTCGGGTGCACGCGCCCTCGCCGTCGTCGTCGGGATCGTCGCAGAAGAACGACGCGGCGCAGAGCGCGTAGGAGCGCTGAAGGCCCGTCTCGTCGACCGACCCGCAGGGCTCGCCCTCGCCCACGCCGGTCAAGAGCTCGAAGGCGATGCACACGTCTTCCGGGCCACCGTTGCTGCTGCAGCGCGCGAGGCCCGTGCCCTCGGGCGGGGCGCACTCGCTCGCGCTGTTGCACGGCGAGCCCACGGGCAACAGCGCCACGCACGTCCCGGTGCACACGCTGCCCATCAGGGTCGCGTCGCAGCGGGTCCCGGCGGCGCACTCCTCGTCGAAGGTGCAGGCGTCACCCGCAGCGACGGTGCCCGCCAGCGCCTCGCGGCAGCTGGGGAAGAACTCGGGGCTCACCTCGACGCCGCAGCTGGCCGCGATGTCATCGATGCAGCGGCGACCGGCTGCAGCGTCGTAGTCGATGCGTCCGCTGTCGGCGGCCTCGATCAGGTAGTCCAGGTTGCCGAGGTCGAGCCCGATCAGCTGTGGGCAGCGCTCGACGAACGACTCGCTGAGCATCAGCTGGGAGATCCCGCCGCTAGACCGTGCTTGTGCGCACTCGACGAGCTGCGTGCAGATGGCGTCGCCGAGCGCGGAAGGGACGTCTTCGATGGCGAGCGTCGAGGGACCCGACGAGCACCCTCCCCCGAGAGGTACGAAGAGCCCGAGGAGCAGCACCGTGGACCGAGAGCGAAAGGAGCGCGCGTGAGTCATGCTCCCGGCTTCAGCAACGCTCGTGCCACCGGGGCCGTGTCTTGTTTTCGAGGGTGATGCGCCATGCGAAGGCCGCCCGCACGGTGTCGTTCTTGCCGTGATCGGTCGCTGGCGCAAGGGTTGCGCTGGCCGCCTGGGGGTCCTCGAGACGCGCACGTGTCTGGCGCGGCGACTACGCCTCCTCAGGGTGCGGTCGGGGCGCGCGCGCCTCTTCGTAGCCTCGTACCGTCGTACCGAAGAGGCGGTCGAGGTAGGCGAGGAACCCGGCGTAGTTTCCCTTCACCTTGGCGTGGTGGTAGTCGTGGTGGAGCGCGCCGTCACAGCCCGGGAGCAGGTGGGTAGGGCTGAACGGGAAATCGTACCCACAGTGCCCCTCGGCGGCCTCCCACTGACGAATCACCACCCACAGGTAGAGCGTGAGGTAGTGCGAGCCCAGCGCCAGCGGGCCGATCAGCATCAGCCCGGCCGTGACGACGAACTCGACCGGATGCATGAGGTGGCCCGTGATGGCCCACGGCGTGTGGATGCGGTGGTGGACCACGTGCACGCGCTTCCAGAGGAAGCCGTGGTGCATGGCTCGGTGGACCCAGTAGTACAGGAAGTCGTCCAGGTAGATGAAGAACACCAGCTGGAGCAGGACCTCGAGCACCGAAGGGAGCGGCCCGCCGTGGATACCGGAATGGCGCAGGACCGGGAACGCCAGCACCGTGACGGCCAGCAGCGCGAGGTCGTTGCCGATGAACGCGACGAGCGAGCGCCGGAGGAGTCCCTCGGTCTTCGGCGGACGCCGCTGGATGCGGAACCGACGCAGCGCGGCCGGGTCACGTGCGGCGACCCACGTCAGCGGGAGCGAAAACGCGAGGAACGCGCCCATCGAGACCAGGTTCGTGCCCAGCGCGAGCGGGAGGAAGTCGGGGTCCTGGTAGATGGCCAAGAGGGCGTCCATGCGCCCCGAGCCTGACCTGAGACATCCGGTGGCGGCAAGCGGCGTTGGATCGTGCGCTCGTTCGCCGCGGGTGCTCGCGGTCGAGGCCGGGCGTCGAGCACGACTCGGTCGCTCGTGCCTCTCGCGCTTCTCGACTGGCTGGATGACGATGTGTGCGTGCGCCACGGTGGAGTCTGCATGTCCCCTCACTCCGACGCGCGACCCGGCGACCTCCGGCGTGCGCTGGTCTCACGACGCCCTGGCGCCTTTGTGGGCTGGCGTGAACGGCTGAGGCGGTACGTGATGGGTCCTGCGCTCGACCTCGCGGTCTTCCGCGTGACCGTGGCGCTGGTGATCGCCAGCAGCGGCAGCGTCCGGGTGGCCTCTACGTGGGCGGCGCTGCCCGAGGACGCGCGCGTCATCCCGGCGGGCGTGGGGTGGCTCGTCCCTCACCTGCCCATCACGCCCGCGCTCGTGCAGGCCGCGCAGGGGGTGCTGTGGGTCGCCTGCGTGACGACGACGCTCGGGGTGTGCAGCCGGCTGAGCGGCGCTCTGCTGGCGCTGTCGGCCTTCTATGTGCTGCTCGTGCCGCAGCTGGGCGGGGCGGTCTTCCACGACCACCACCTGCTGTGGTTTGCGGCGCTGCTCGCCCTCAGCCCGTGTGGCGACGCCCTCTCGATCGACGCGTGGTGGGGTCGGCGGCGCGGGTTCCCGCGGCCGGCGAGCGGTGTCGCGCACGGTCTCGCGCTGCGTGTCGCGTGGCTGTTGGCGGGGCTCATCTACTTGTTCCCCGTGGTGCACAAGCTGCACGCCATGGGGGTCGAGTGGGCGCTGGGCGACAACCTGCGGCACCAGCTGTGGTGGAAGTGGGCCCAGGACCCTGGGTTGCTCCCAGCGTTTCGGATCGACCGGTACCCAGCGCTGCTGCACGCGCTCGGGTTGGTCACGCTGGGGTTCGAGCTGAGCTTCGTGGTGCTGGTCATGGTGCGTCGCACGCACGTGCTGGCCTTGGTCGCGGCGCTCGCGTTTCACGTGGGGACCCACCTGCTGATGGGCATCGACTTCCACGTGCTCTACGTGTGCTACCTGG
Coding sequences within:
- a CDS encoding LysR family transcriptional regulator, with the protein product MQDLVDTLRWDDLRFLLAVVRAGSFSAAAQALTVEQSTVSRRIAALEGVLGTALFERSHTGLRATEATEALLPHLERVEAELRAVLDAARQHEPEVRGRVRLALTEALAAHYVIPRLLRPLRAQHPRLTVDLLTSDLAADLSRREADLALRFFRPRGGDLIVKRVARLPTTFVAHQSYPKLASKVPAEHDFIALALPGIDTPEEAFARRHAQVEPSMRTNGYLAQVEAVRAGLGVALLARSVLQLDPELVELDLGLPAGPTLELFLVCPRGLRQVPRVDAVFRALEEHLPQLERAARPATPTPRSRERARSPR
- a CDS encoding beta-lactamase family protein, which translates into the protein MPGYVHPDFTAVRETLERVGLPPHGPGGLAVAVYHRGECVVNYAAGTRNRQLQPFTEDTLCVAMSTSKAVVATLVHVLVDEGRLAYDTPIARYWPEFAGGGKGGITLRHVLSHASGLYAVDDVTRSARDLEDWQGMVRAIEHTRARHAPGTSFGYHAWTMGYVLGEVVQRVTGLTLAEALEEKLTRPLALDGCYIGLPPHERGRAADLIMPDLVKAPVPRGLWSAGFKVGDVAFGALGLRTRPTEALAAGWPRGLAHVDFNSDEFRQAAIPSVNGMYTAHSLARLFAPLAQRGVLEGERFLSEATLAEATRDHGRGVGLVVPFPLRFKLGYMRPVSLGLPVTVLGKRRDLGVASPAAFGHFGFGGSGAWADPERELSVGVVANSFFGTLPIDLRTVALATAAAYAADARATGRGR
- a CDS encoding sterol desaturase family protein codes for the protein MDALLAIYQDPDFLPLALGTNLVSMGAFLAFSLPLTWVAARDPAALRRFRIQRRPPKTEGLLRRSLVAFIGNDLALLAVTVLAFPVLRHSGIHGGPLPSVLEVLLQLVFFIYLDDFLYYWVHRAMHHGFLWKRVHVVHHRIHTPWAITGHLMHPVEFVVTAGLMLIGPLALGSHYLTLYLWVVIRQWEAAEGHCGYDFPFSPTHLLPGCDGALHHDYHHAKVKGNYAGFLAYLDRLFGTTVRGYEEARAPRPHPEEA
- a CDS encoding peptidylprolyl isomerase codes for the protein MQNTFSQQFQTIVLFTLIGVLVLGMAASFGPQMDGCVQGGQAPAMRVYGEAQSQRDVMAVYRLAGFDRMGVEQQRSMELRTHVAQGIVDRALLAREARELGYAADEDDIMREFVMAGTVRISLGPDSPPGFPYGSGGVGGGRELRMDLRDEDGTYDQRAIDQRLRWLGLTPGEFALWQVEEALAQRMRLTVVESVSVGPSEVWAAYEREREQASIAYVRFSPRYYRDQLQIDDAALTAWMAEHSEEIDRDYAGQRARFTGLAEQVRARHILIKYEETDSDEVKAAARARATALLRRARAGEDFAALARANSEDTGTATLGGDLGYNERGRMVPQFDAAQFALDVNQISDLVETRFGVHIIQVTGKREGDVPEAEAKREIAEGLYREQRAGELAAEAAARALADLRGGVTPDQLARTLQGLPLEPPVDAEGNPVEEETPDLGGLAPTVERANGFGRAGNPIRGLDGAALVRAVFEMEGDETMPTEPLRLGSEYVIFQVTDRQTANRDDFTTEEQGRIRQGLRAAKQREVLAQHIAALRAQAERDDAVFINPQILLYGDEPEETPAEERDEDDSAREASDEAAPARDEEPAAEPSEEAASAE
- a CDS encoding HTTM domain-containing protein, translating into MSPHSDARPGDLRRALVSRRPGAFVGWRERLRRYVMGPALDLAVFRVTVALVIASSGSVRVASTWAALPEDARVIPAGVGWLVPHLPITPALVQAAQGVLWVACVTTTLGVCSRLSGALLALSAFYVLLVPQLGGAVFHDHHLLWFAALLALSPCGDALSIDAWWGRRRGFPRPASGVAHGLALRVAWLLAGLIYLFPVVHKLHAMGVEWALGDNLRHQLWWKWAQDPGLLPAFRIDRYPALLHALGLVTLGFELSFVVLVMVRRTHVLALVAALAFHVGTHLLMGIDFHVLYVCYLGFLPWSEWRARLAARRGRTGAVVAGATGEAVRDASGDLGREADAACSVRARRRTLVVALGGVLLLLGVVVAGARGAMQAYPFACYPTFAYDPGQTMPALAVDLLRPGRPPQRLSPALYQAPGPRGVALDWRLAGAYGDFSAERLSAWWRDVSEREPLRVELARAGSCRVRFTRVRVSVDPDAPPREAAWSEELLLELPCAPLGSCCRFDREQGPR